In one Nostoc sp. KVJ3 genomic region, the following are encoded:
- the lexA gene encoding transcriptional repressor LexA, whose protein sequence is MERLTEAQQELYEWLAEYIRTHQHSPSIRQMMQAMNLKSPAPIQSRLEHLRTKGYIEWTEGQARTIRILRPVKQGVPILGTIAAGGLIEPFTDAVDHLDFSNFDLPPQTYALRVAGDSMIEDLIADGDVVFLRPVAEPNHLKNGTIVAARVDGFGTTLKRFYRQGDRVTLKPANPKYNPIEVSAMQVQVQGSLIGVWRGYN, encoded by the coding sequence ATGGAACGTCTAACAGAAGCTCAACAAGAACTTTATGAATGGTTGGCAGAATACATCAGAACGCACCAGCATTCGCCTTCAATTCGGCAAATGATGCAAGCGATGAACTTGAAGTCACCAGCACCAATTCAAAGTCGTTTAGAACATTTACGCACTAAGGGATATATAGAATGGACTGAAGGACAAGCGCGAACAATTCGGATTTTGCGTCCTGTGAAGCAAGGTGTACCAATTTTGGGCACGATCGCTGCTGGTGGTTTAATAGAACCGTTTACTGATGCTGTAGATCATTTAGACTTTTCTAATTTCGATTTACCTCCCCAAACCTACGCTTTGCGCGTAGCTGGCGATAGCATGATTGAAGATTTAATTGCTGATGGCGATGTGGTATTTTTGCGTCCAGTAGCAGAACCAAATCATTTAAAAAATGGCACCATCGTCGCCGCCAGAGTTGATGGATTTGGTACAACATTAAAACGTTTTTATCGCCAAGGCGATCGCGTCACCCTCAAACCAGCAAATCCTAAGTACAATCCCATTGAAGTCAGTGCTATGCAAGTGCAGGTACAAGGTTCTCTCATTGGTGTTTGGCGTGGTTACAACTGA
- a CDS encoding Uma2 family endonuclease: MSIKTEATIEDLYHLPDNCKAEIVNGKLVLMSPTGFLPGRAGGEIYASLRDYERLTKSGYALPDNVGFVVDLPNRRSLSPDAAFYTGKPTGGRFFNGAPIFAAEVRSENDYGDKAEKDMASKRRDYFATGTLVVWDVDVLKEEVIRVYRASNPEEPQVYRRGEVAEAEPGVPGWIMLLDNLFV, encoded by the coding sequence ATGAGTATTAAAACTGAGGCAACTATTGAAGATTTATACCATTTACCTGACAATTGTAAAGCAGAGATTGTCAATGGGAAATTGGTGCTGATGTCTCCAACTGGATTTTTACCAGGACGTGCAGGTGGTGAAATTTATGCAAGTCTACGGGATTATGAACGTCTAACAAAAAGTGGTTACGCTTTACCTGATAATGTCGGTTTTGTTGTCGATCTCCCTAATCGTCGTTCTTTAAGTCCTGATGCTGCATTTTATACTGGCAAACCTACAGGTGGGCGATTCTTCAATGGTGCGCCTATATTTGCTGCTGAGGTAAGAAGCGAAAATGATTACGGTGATAAAGCTGAGAAAGATATGGCTAGTAAACGCCGTGATTATTTTGCGACTGGTACGTTGGTAGTTTGGGATGTAGATGTACTTAAAGAGGAAGTTATTAGAGTATATCGTGCTAGTAATCCTGAAGAACCCCAAGTTTATCGCCGTGGTGAGGTGGCTGAAGCTGAACCGGGAGTACCAGGATGGATTATGTTATTGGATAATTTGTTTGTTTAG
- a CDS encoding DNA sulfur modification protein DndB translates to MTQTNQDSNNSVSPEIKAKFSTLVAPFFEEHYRDSCYPGLIFRQGKRKMLQINIPAKDFPALLVAKPAKDDDPELGKQRPEVPGHAEEIKNYIIEQARKGKPWILGTLTANVPVDKITILELGRGICIVVIPRDVKLEITDGQHRKTAIQKLIESDESSLISDNDFPITLVLEDDIDQCRKDFGDMAQTKPLGKALLLSFGEVEGRVGITKKLVKQVKIFYDKTDKIQDSPRIQKKFIYTNNYITRAVSCAFTKNPDSELQDYDVESSSNALANCLNKFFFECSNTRDISEKKVADLTISELRKFKDECILGVSAGLEVLGRLLYFTYDKDSNYFDDVKVSQLAQIDWTRSNPIWQDNLIRIDPNPKNPDKRYKLYTNANAVSGAVKTLKDKLGWMENPSY, encoded by the coding sequence ATGACTCAAACAAACCAGGATAGTAACAATAGTGTTTCGCCAGAGATCAAAGCTAAGTTTAGTACCTTGGTTGCGCCGTTCTTTGAAGAACATTATCGAGATTCCTGCTATCCAGGGCTGATTTTCCGCCAGGGAAAGCGGAAAATGCTACAAATCAATATACCGGCTAAGGACTTTCCAGCACTTTTAGTAGCAAAACCTGCTAAGGACGATGATCCTGAATTAGGTAAACAACGCCCAGAAGTCCCCGGTCATGCAGAGGAGATCAAAAATTATATTATCGAACAAGCCCGAAAAGGAAAACCCTGGATTCTGGGGACGCTGACAGCAAATGTACCCGTAGATAAAATAACAATTCTCGAATTGGGCAGAGGTATTTGTATCGTTGTAATTCCTCGTGATGTAAAATTAGAGATTACAGATGGACAACATCGTAAGACTGCTATTCAAAAGTTAATTGAAAGTGACGAAAGTTCCTTAATTAGTGATAACGATTTTCCCATTACGCTGGTATTAGAAGACGATATTGACCAGTGTAGAAAAGATTTTGGAGATATGGCTCAAACTAAACCGCTAGGTAAAGCGTTGCTATTATCATTTGGTGAAGTTGAAGGTCGTGTTGGTATTACTAAAAAATTGGTAAAACAAGTCAAAATTTTTTATGATAAAACAGATAAAATTCAAGATTCTCCACGTATTCAAAAGAAATTTATTTACACAAATAACTACATAACAAGGGCTGTGAGTTGTGCCTTTACAAAGAATCCTGATTCTGAACTTCAAGACTATGATGTGGAGAGTTCATCTAATGCTCTAGCTAATTGTCTTAATAAGTTTTTCTTTGAATGCAGTAACACAAGAGATATTTCTGAGAAAAAGGTAGCTGATTTGACTATTTCAGAACTAAGAAAATTTAAAGATGAATGTATACTGGGAGTGAGTGCTGGTCTGGAAGTTTTGGGTCGATTGCTATACTTCACTTACGACAAAGACAGCAATTATTTTGATGACGTAAAAGTTTCTCAACTTGCACAGATAGATTGGACAAGAAGTAATCCAATTTGGCAAGATAATTTAATTAGGATAGATCCTAATCCTAAAAATCCTGATAAGCGTTATAAACTATACACTAATGCCAATGCAGTAAGTGGTGCAGTCAAGACACTCAAAGATAAACTAGGATGGATGGAAAACCCTTCCTATTGA
- a CDS encoding DNA phosphorothioation system restriction enzyme gives MYLTKNPVQQLPTFRFKLPIARESRGSYYTQPLPGCPRMPPSLQLRQYQRQAITSWFTNNGRGTLKMATGSGKTITALAIACELYQQINLQVLVVVCPYRHLVTQWARECEKFNLQPILAFENLRTWQSQLSTQIYNLRSGSQRFVTVITTNSTLIGDGFQSQLKYFPAKTLIIGDEAHNLGAPKLEESLPRSVGLRLALSATPERYFDDFGTQSLFDYFGPVLQPEFTLRDAIAQGALVHYLYYPVLVELTEAESIAYLKLTKRIGRSLLYRERENGQAGNFEDNEDLKPLLMQRARLIGAAENKLTALRDLMTTRCETTHTLFYCSDGSQDAGQRSSLRQLKAVAKILGVDLGYKVSTYTAQTTLEEREILRHQFESGELQGLVAIRCLDEGVDIPAIKTAVILSSSGNPRQFIQRRGRVLRPHPGKERATIFDMIVLPPDLDRETIEVERNLLKKELRRFVEFADLADNAGVARMKLLDLQKRYGLLDI, from the coding sequence ATGTACCTGACAAAAAACCCAGTGCAGCAACTGCCCACTTTCCGGTTTAAATTACCAATTGCAAGGGAAAGTAGGGGCAGTTATTACACGCAACCATTACCAGGATGCCCAAGAATGCCTCCGTCTCTGCAATTGCGGCAATATCAGCGCCAAGCGATCACTAGCTGGTTTACCAATAATGGCAGAGGGACGCTGAAAATGGCTACTGGTAGTGGTAAAACCATTACCGCATTAGCGATCGCTTGTGAATTATATCAGCAGATTAATTTACAAGTTTTGGTGGTGGTGTGTCCCTACCGCCATCTTGTCACCCAATGGGCGCGAGAATGTGAAAAATTTAATTTGCAACCCATTTTAGCTTTTGAGAATTTACGCACTTGGCAAAGTCAACTTTCTACCCAAATTTATAATCTGCGTTCCGGTTCTCAACGGTTTGTCACTGTCATTACTACGAACTCCACATTAATTGGAGATGGGTTTCAGTCTCAACTCAAATATTTTCCTGCCAAAACTTTAATTATTGGGGATGAGGCGCATAATTTAGGCGCACCCAAGTTAGAAGAAAGTTTACCGCGTAGTGTTGGGTTGAGACTGGCTTTATCTGCCACACCGGAGAGGTATTTTGACGATTTTGGTACGCAATCTCTATTTGATTATTTTGGCCCAGTTCTCCAGCCAGAGTTTACTTTGAGGGATGCGATCGCTCAAGGTGCTTTGGTACATTATCTGTATTATCCGGTGTTGGTGGAGTTAACTGAAGCAGAAAGTATTGCCTATTTAAAGTTAACTAAAAGAATCGGGCGATCGCTACTATATAGAGAACGAGAAAATGGACAAGCGGGAAATTTTGAAGACAATGAAGATTTAAAGCCATTGTTGATGCAAAGGGCAAGGTTAATTGGGGCGGCGGAAAATAAATTAACCGCCTTGCGGGATTTAATGACGACTCGCTGCGAAACTACTCACACACTTTTTTATTGTAGTGATGGTTCCCAAGACGCGGGACAACGTTCATCTCTACGTCAACTTAAAGCTGTTGCTAAAATTCTGGGGGTGGATTTAGGGTATAAGGTTAGCACCTATACGGCTCAAACAACTTTAGAAGAAAGGGAAATCTTACGGCATCAATTTGAAAGTGGAGAGTTGCAAGGTTTAGTGGCAATTCGTTGTTTAGATGAAGGTGTCGATATTCCGGCAATTAAAACTGCGGTGATTTTATCCAGTTCTGGTAATCCGCGTCAGTTTATCCAGCGACGGGGGCGAGTTTTACGTCCTCACCCCGGTAAGGAACGCGCGACAATATTTGACATGATTGTTTTGCCACCAGATTTAGATAGAGAAACTATCGAAGTTGAGCGTAATTTGTTGAAAAAGGAATTACGTCGCTTTGTGGAGTTTGCTGATTTGGCTGATAATGCAGGCGTTGCAAGAATGAAGTTACTTGATTTACAAAAGCGATATGGTTTATTAGATATTTGA
- the dndC gene encoding DNA phosphorothioation system sulfurtransferase DndC — protein sequence MTTAQQAENKNQQTRTVAELVDYIQVLTTEIQELYCLDEIPWVVGYSGGKDSTATLQLIWNAIAALPPEKRTKTIYVITTDTLVENPIVAAWVRSSLKQMKSEAQAQGLPFEPHLLQPDFKETFWVGLIGKGYPAPRGKFRWCTERLKINPSNRFIRDVIRASGEAIVVLGTRKAESTKRASRMKKLEAQRVRDHLSPNMNLPNSLVYSPIEDWQNDEVWIYLMQWENPWGYSNKDLFSMYRGASADNECPLVVDTSTPSCGSSRFGCWVCTLVSQDKSLAAMIQNDEEKEWMQPLLDFRKELDAEETRDKRDFRRRNGGVQLYERNLDEGISIEPIPGPFIKEAREDWLRQLLTVQKEIRQTAPENMRDITLITLEEMSEIRRIWLEERHEFDDSLPRIYEEVTGEEFQDPRPGADYSLLGRDEWIVLEEICEGDAMHLELMAKLLDTERQYRKKTRRVGIYDTLEKCFNTSSRSPEDAIKNARLKRELSEAVSQGDVAKVKQMTLGDVASINEVDEGESDQQVTWASMKFKKEILE from the coding sequence ATGACTACAGCACAACAAGCAGAAAATAAAAACCAGCAAACACGTACTGTAGCAGAGTTAGTGGACTATATCCAAGTTCTCACCACTGAAATTCAAGAATTGTATTGTTTAGATGAGATTCCTTGGGTGGTGGGCTATTCGGGCGGAAAAGATAGTACTGCTACCTTACAGCTGATCTGGAATGCGATCGCAGCACTCCCACCTGAAAAGCGAACTAAAACAATATACGTTATTACTACAGACACGTTGGTAGAGAATCCTATCGTTGCTGCTTGGGTACGCAGTTCTCTAAAACAGATGAAATCTGAAGCCCAAGCACAAGGATTACCATTTGAACCCCATTTGCTACAGCCAGACTTTAAAGAAACATTCTGGGTAGGTTTGATTGGTAAAGGTTATCCAGCACCCAGAGGAAAATTTCGCTGGTGTACAGAACGCCTCAAAATTAATCCCTCTAACCGCTTTATTCGTGATGTGATTCGAGCAAGTGGAGAAGCGATCGTTGTGTTGGGGACTCGCAAAGCTGAAAGCACAAAACGTGCTAGCCGAATGAAAAAATTGGAAGCCCAACGGGTACGCGATCATTTAAGTCCTAATATGAATTTGCCAAATTCTTTGGTTTACAGCCCTATTGAAGACTGGCAAAATGATGAAGTCTGGATTTATCTCATGCAGTGGGAAAACCCTTGGGGGTATAGCAATAAAGATTTATTCAGTATGTATAGAGGTGCTTCTGCTGATAATGAATGTCCTTTAGTTGTCGATACATCTACCCCTAGTTGTGGTAGCTCTCGTTTTGGTTGCTGGGTTTGTACCCTAGTTAGTCAAGATAAATCACTCGCGGCGATGATTCAAAATGACGAAGAGAAAGAATGGATGCAACCTCTACTTGATTTTCGTAAAGAATTAGACGCTGAAGAAACCCGTGATAAAAGAGATTTCCGACGTAGAAATGGTGGTGTCCAACTTTATGAACGTAACTTAGATGAGGGGATATCTATTGAACCTATTCCTGGCCCGTTTATTAAAGAAGCGCGAGAGGATTGGCTAAGACAACTGCTTACAGTCCAAAAAGAAATTCGTCAAACAGCGCCAGAAAATATGCGCGACATCACCCTAATTACTCTAGAAGAAATGAGCGAAATTCGCCGCATTTGGCTAGAAGAAAGACACGAATTTGATGATAGTTTACCCCGGATTTATGAAGAAGTGACTGGCGAAGAATTTCAAGACCCTCGTCCTGGTGCAGACTATAGTTTACTAGGTCGTGATGAATGGATAGTATTAGAAGAAATTTGTGAAGGTGACGCGATGCACTTGGAACTCATGGCGAAATTGTTAGACACAGAACGCCAGTATCGCAAAAAGACTCGTCGCGTGGGAATATACGATACTTTAGAAAAATGCTTTAATACGAGTTCCCGTTCTCCAGAAGATGCGATTAAAAATGCTCGTTTAAAACGCGAATTAAGCGAAGCAGTTAGTCAAGGTGATGTTGCAAAAGTCAAGCAGATGACTTTGGGCGATGTTGCATCAATCAATGAAGTAGATGAAGGTGAAAGCGATCAACAGGTGACTTGGGCAAGTATGAAATTTAAAAAGGAAATTTTAGAATAA
- a CDS encoding DGQHR domain-containing protein produces MKDSASDPTADIAREYLEREDKEKQVLALLLEKFLGRKDQILVQKTEMGGTEAYVSSVTLEWFAGRVHFASGLPLFQKKYNPETENIEIDADSIDEIQQRPLDWSRQAPLVQYLAARDNHKFPPVLVVINQPWVDNPKAAEWDSEGCATKSTTDFIPLDKDAKVGLLNISEDDVTIYALDGQHRLMGVQGLMELIKTRKLQRYKKDKGADDSFITVNDLIEKYQVDLAYLQNLPKEKIGIEFICAVAAGETRTQARRRVRSIFVHVNLMAAPLTKGQLTQLNEDDGFAIVARKIAVTHPLLEQRQDRNPRVNWNSATVASNSTVLTTLQALQDMSERYLGQKFPHWKPLEKGLIPMRPEDEELEQGIEEFKNLFDSLASLSSYKILEHEDTPALRRFSFEKDGGEGNMLFRPVAQVALAQALGILVFKKGFSLADIFKKLRKFDQQGGFSGMEYPQSLWYGILYDPNKKRVQVAGRDLAAKLLVYILGGIQEQMERAELRKALADARTVEDKTIGFDGKFVEPKAVGLPPVL; encoded by the coding sequence ATGAAAGATAGTGCATCTGACCCCACTGCTGACATCGCTAGAGAATACCTGGAACGGGAAGACAAGGAAAAACAGGTACTAGCTTTACTCCTAGAGAAGTTTTTAGGGAGAAAAGATCAGATTCTCGTTCAAAAAACCGAGATGGGTGGTACTGAGGCTTATGTTAGCTCTGTTACCTTGGAATGGTTTGCCGGTCGGGTTCACTTCGCCTCTGGCTTACCTCTGTTCCAAAAAAAGTATAATCCAGAGACAGAGAATATCGAGATTGACGCGGATAGTATTGATGAAATTCAGCAGCGTCCCCTTGATTGGTCACGTCAAGCACCGCTAGTTCAGTATTTAGCGGCTAGAGACAATCATAAGTTTCCGCCAGTGCTGGTAGTAATTAATCAACCGTGGGTGGATAATCCTAAAGCTGCTGAGTGGGATAGCGAAGGATGCGCCACAAAGTCTACTACTGATTTCATCCCCCTAGATAAAGACGCTAAAGTAGGTCTGCTAAATATTTCTGAGGATGATGTAACTATTTATGCACTAGATGGTCAACACCGATTAATGGGCGTACAGGGGTTGATGGAGTTAATCAAAACTCGGAAACTCCAGCGCTATAAAAAAGATAAAGGTGCTGATGACAGTTTTATTACAGTCAATGATTTGATAGAAAAGTACCAAGTAGACCTTGCTTACTTGCAAAATTTACCCAAAGAAAAAATTGGTATTGAGTTTATCTGCGCGGTAGCGGCTGGGGAAACTCGCACCCAGGCGAGGCGGAGAGTAAGATCGATTTTTGTTCATGTTAACCTGATGGCTGCACCCTTGACTAAAGGGCAACTAACACAGTTGAATGAAGATGATGGTTTTGCGATCGTTGCTAGAAAAATTGCAGTTACACATCCACTATTAGAACAACGACAAGATCGCAATCCTCGTGTTAATTGGAATAGTGCAACAGTAGCCTCCAATTCTACAGTTTTGACGACTTTACAAGCTCTACAAGATATGTCTGAGCGCTATTTGGGTCAAAAGTTCCCCCACTGGAAACCCTTAGAGAAAGGTCTAATTCCCATGCGTCCAGAGGATGAAGAACTTGAGCAGGGAATTGAGGAATTTAAAAATCTATTTGATTCTTTGGCTAGTCTTTCCAGCTATAAGATTTTAGAACACGAGGATACACCAGCTTTACGGCGCTTCAGCTTTGAGAAAGATGGAGGTGAAGGAAATATGCTTTTCCGTCCGGTTGCTCAAGTTGCATTAGCGCAAGCTTTGGGAATTTTGGTTTTTAAAAAAGGTTTTTCTCTGGCGGATATTTTTAAGAAACTGCGGAAGTTTGACCAGCAAGGTGGTTTTAGTGGTATGGAGTATCCCCAATCTCTCTGGTATGGGATTTTGTATGACCCAAATAAAAAGCGGGTGCAGGTTGCTGGACGAGATTTGGCCGCGAAGTTATTGGTTTATATCCTGGGTGGAATTCAGGAACAGATGGAACGCGCTGAACTTCGTAAGGCTTTGGCGGATGCTAGAACTGTGGAAGATAAAACTATAGGTTTTGATGGCAAGTTTGTTGAACCGAAAGCGGTAGGACTTCCACCTGTTTTATAA
- a CDS encoding DNA phosphorothioation-associated protein 4 → MAETGRIRVAKDKAELVKGLTSSDGGTGPFNTFADVIVFAAALGAKHKKRVALGEISKREPSPIRIEYFASMGNDILIKLLAINETKDIKALSINEEEYERERNHIFEEYANGGLEILQNELRGSVDYAERILLFLNYERTNIEQQDEEFDLTKFLS, encoded by the coding sequence ATGGCTGAAACTGGCAGAATCAGGGTTGCTAAAGATAAGGCTGAGTTGGTGAAAGGTTTAACATCTTCAGATGGTGGAACAGGGCCTTTTAATACTTTTGCTGATGTGATTGTGTTCGCAGCAGCTTTGGGTGCAAAGCATAAAAAACGGGTGGCTTTGGGAGAGATTTCTAAAAGGGAACCATCGCCAATCAGGATAGAGTATTTTGCTTCAATGGGAAATGATATTTTAATAAAATTATTAGCAATTAATGAAACTAAAGATATAAAAGCACTATCTATTAATGAAGAAGAATATGAAAGAGAACGCAATCATATATTTGAAGAGTACGCTAACGGTGGACTGGAAATATTGCAAAATGAGTTGCGTGGGTCAGTAGATTATGCAGAGCGAATTTTATTATTTCTCAATTATGAGCGAACGAATATAGAGCAACAAGACGAGGAATTTGATCTTACTAAATTCCTCTCTTGA
- a CDS encoding AAA family ATPase codes for MKLTSIKLCNFRSFYGTTPEMLLAAGDVQNTTIIHGNNGSGKTSLLNAFTWVLYEKFSAAFASIEQLVNKRAIAEAQKGQVVECWVEIGWEHEGKRYRVKRACRGYKNENDFDAGKTQLTMWVGGDDGKWNIPTQQSDDIINQILPATLHQYFFFDGERIEEIVRSDKKAEIAEATKIFLGVEVINRSIRHLGDAKKTLENELKAIGDSEIKQLLRQQEKIERERERITKRQTEIKEELEYQQTFKKETSNRLRELSAAKELQERWQDLESQKAANQEEYKKTKEALKKVISARGYTVLLSETTSQFRGIINDLKARGELTSGISREFVNDLLNSQRCICGAELQAGNHSHTHVSTWLNKAGSSAVEETAIRMIAQVDEIDKQAIGFWEEVDREQTRINQLRQSISQIEGDLDNIQERLRKDANEEISSLQKRLDEIESKIDELNREQGANQQQIAQLTTEIEGLNKQIAKQKLNEDKQTLAQRRINATQDAIERLTEVRNRQEQQFRMQLEKRVQEIFMEISVTPYLPKISEKYELTLVENTTGIEAPVAASTGENQILSLSFIASIIDKVREWSEKRKMMMIPDSSTFPIVMDSPFGSLDENSRRHIAKTIPQLANQLIVLVTKTQWRGEVEAEMTNRIGREYVLTYYSSKPDCEQDYIELGGERYPLVKQSPNEFEYTEIIAIERNI; via the coding sequence ATGAAGCTGACTTCAATTAAGCTATGCAACTTTCGCTCCTTTTATGGTACGACACCAGAGATGCTCCTCGCTGCTGGAGATGTTCAGAACACAACGATTATTCATGGCAATAATGGCTCTGGAAAAACTAGTTTACTAAATGCCTTTACTTGGGTATTATATGAAAAATTTAGTGCAGCATTTGCATCGATAGAACAGTTAGTGAATAAGCGTGCGATCGCAGAGGCTCAAAAAGGTCAAGTTGTAGAATGTTGGGTAGAGATTGGCTGGGAACATGAAGGTAAGCGCTATCGAGTTAAACGCGCCTGTCGAGGTTATAAAAACGAAAATGACTTTGACGCTGGTAAAACTCAATTAACCATGTGGGTTGGTGGCGATGATGGCAAATGGAATATACCAACCCAGCAATCAGACGATATAATTAATCAAATTTTACCCGCTACTTTACATCAATATTTTTTCTTTGACGGCGAACGAATTGAAGAAATAGTCCGTTCTGATAAAAAAGCTGAAATTGCTGAAGCTACAAAAATTTTCTTGGGTGTAGAGGTAATCAACCGTTCTATCAGACATTTGGGAGATGCTAAAAAAACTCTAGAAAATGAGTTAAAAGCGATTGGTGATTCTGAAATTAAACAGCTATTACGACAGCAAGAAAAGATAGAACGAGAGCGCGAACGCATTACCAAACGGCAAACTGAAATTAAAGAAGAGTTAGAATATCAACAGACTTTTAAAAAAGAGACAAGTAACCGTTTACGAGAATTGAGTGCTGCTAAAGAATTGCAAGAAAGATGGCAGGATTTAGAATCACAGAAAGCAGCAAATCAAGAAGAATATAAAAAAACCAAGGAAGCGCTGAAAAAAGTTATTTCTGCACGGGGTTATACCGTTTTACTCTCAGAAACTACATCGCAGTTTCGAGGAATTATCAATGATTTGAAGGCGCGAGGCGAGCTAACATCAGGAATTTCGCGGGAATTTGTGAATGATTTACTCAATTCTCAGCGCTGTATTTGTGGCGCAGAATTACAGGCGGGTAATCATTCTCACACTCATGTCAGTACTTGGCTAAATAAAGCAGGTTCCTCGGCGGTAGAAGAAACTGCAATTCGGATGATAGCTCAAGTAGATGAAATTGATAAGCAAGCCATAGGTTTTTGGGAAGAAGTTGATAGAGAACAAACTAGGATTAATCAGTTAAGGCAAAGCATATCTCAAATTGAAGGCGATTTAGACAATATTCAAGAACGGTTGCGAAAAGATGCTAATGAAGAAATTAGTAGTTTGCAAAAACGCTTAGATGAAATTGAAAGTAAAATTGATGAATTAAATCGAGAACAGGGTGCGAATCAGCAGCAAATTGCTCAACTCACAACTGAGATTGAAGGTTTAAATAAACAAATTGCCAAGCAAAAGCTGAATGAAGACAAGCAAACTCTAGCACAGCGACGAATTAACGCTACTCAAGATGCAATTGAACGGTTAACGGAAGTTAGAAATCGTCAAGAACAACAATTTCGCATGCAACTAGAAAAGCGAGTGCAAGAGATATTTATGGAGATTTCTGTAACTCCATATCTTCCTAAAATTAGTGAAAAATATGAACTAACATTAGTAGAAAATACCACAGGGATAGAAGCACCAGTTGCAGCATCCACTGGTGAGAATCAAATTCTCAGTTTATCCTTTATCGCCAGCATTATTGACAAAGTACGGGAATGGAGTGAGAAGCGAAAAATGATGATGATTCCCGATAGTAGCACTTTCCCAATTGTCATGGATTCACCCTTTGGTAGTTTGGATGAGAATTCGCGGCGACATATTGCGAAGACAATTCCCCAATTAGCGAATCAGTTGATAGTTTTAGTTACTAAGACTCAGTGGCGGGGTGAAGTTGAAGCAGAAATGACAAACAGAATTGGTAGAGAATATGTGCTTACGTATTATTCTTCTAAGCCGGATTGCGAGCAGGATTATATTGAGTTGGGTGGGGAAAGATATCCTTTGGTGAAACAAAGTCCGAATGAGTTTGAGTATACTGAAATTATCGCGATTGAACGTAATATTTAA
- a CDS encoding Uma2 family endonuclease produces MVASPDGKYMTPQEYLEWEEHQDIKYEYINGEVFAMTGDTIPHNSIALNLASALKNHLRGGFCRAFMADVKVGVTGNGPFHYPDVVVSCDERDRQAIKFIQYPCLIVEVLSPSTEAYYRGRKFIQYRRIETLQEYVLIDTEKISLDCFRINDKGIWELHPYEEGDEVNLTSVDFRFPISLVYEDVAI; encoded by the coding sequence ATTGTTGCGAGTCCAGACGGAAAGTATATGACTCCCCAGGAATACTTGGAATGGGAAGAACACCAAGATATTAAATACGAATATATCAATGGTGAAGTCTTTGCTATGACTGGGGATACAATTCCCCATAATAGTATTGCCTTAAACTTAGCTTCGGCGTTGAAAAATCATCTCCGGGGAGGTTTTTGTCGGGCTTTTATGGCAGATGTAAAAGTAGGAGTAACAGGGAACGGGCCGTTTCACTACCCGGATGTTGTGGTTAGTTGTGATGAAAGAGATAGACAAGCTATTAAATTTATTCAGTATCCTTGTTTAATTGTTGAAGTTCTTTCCCCTAGTACGGAAGCTTACTACAGAGGTCGTAAATTTATTCAGTACCGCCGTATCGAAACTTTACAAGAATATGTCCTCATTGATACTGAAAAAATCAGTTTAGATTGCTTTCGTATAAATGATAAAGGAATTTGGGAATTACATCCTTATGAAGAAGGGGATGAGGTTAATTTAACTAGTGTTGATTTTCGCTTTCCTATTTCTTTGGTTTATGAGGATGTTGCAATATAA